A single genomic interval of uncultured Cohaesibacter sp. harbors:
- the lsrA gene encoding autoinducer 2 ABC transporter ATP-binding protein LsrA: protein MTDPKPSGQRKQLIKADSIWKFFGNVTVLKGVDLVLESGQIHALLGGNGAGKSTLMRIIAGLHGVDQGDLYINGEHANKLTPVLARQMGIHMVPQEPLLFPNLSIEENVLMNMKGNRVALHARLVELAKEIGTNMDLQSPAGQLEVADQQMVEILRGLIRDAQILILDEPTSALTPREVKLLFDRMRALAAQGVGIFFISHKLNEIREIADVVSILRDGRVVMAGPPKSYTDAEIVRAMTKVEGGSENVLGERHQQTHHGKVVLEVDNLCGEGFANLSFTLHEGEILGLAGVVGSGRTEMAETIYGIRKAARGKVLIGGQDATHTDPQASLDLGLVYLPEDRQTSGLFVDAPLSWNASSLVLHREPSWLQLKQEEERFQKYVKELGIVCATSSQAVRTLSGGNQQKILLAKCLAAKPRVLILDEPTRGVDVAVRADIYSIIDDLANSGVAILMISSDHDEIQRLSHRVLTMAHGYPTGELEGDEITVDAIAQMSFGVSAEEAKAS, encoded by the coding sequence ATGACGGATCCGAAGCCGTCTGGCCAACGCAAACAGCTCATTAAAGCAGATAGCATCTGGAAGTTTTTTGGGAATGTAACGGTTCTTAAAGGTGTTGATCTCGTTCTTGAGTCCGGCCAAATTCACGCCCTTCTGGGAGGCAACGGGGCGGGCAAATCTACGCTTATGCGCATCATTGCCGGTCTGCATGGCGTTGACCAGGGTGACCTATATATCAATGGTGAGCATGCCAACAAACTGACCCCGGTTTTGGCGCGCCAAATGGGCATCCATATGGTTCCCCAGGAACCATTGCTTTTTCCCAATCTCAGCATCGAAGAAAATGTTCTCATGAACATGAAAGGCAATCGTGTTGCCCTGCACGCGCGCCTAGTCGAGCTGGCCAAAGAGATTGGCACCAATATGGATCTGCAGTCTCCGGCAGGTCAGTTGGAAGTTGCCGACCAGCAAATGGTCGAAATTCTGCGCGGTTTGATCCGCGATGCACAAATTCTCATTCTGGACGAACCGACATCTGCGCTGACCCCCCGTGAAGTGAAGCTGCTGTTCGACCGTATGCGCGCTCTTGCTGCGCAAGGGGTGGGGATCTTCTTTATTAGTCACAAGCTGAATGAAATTCGCGAAATTGCGGATGTCGTGAGTATCTTGCGCGATGGCCGCGTTGTGATGGCCGGGCCTCCTAAATCCTATACCGATGCAGAAATCGTGCGGGCCATGACAAAAGTCGAGGGTGGCAGCGAGAATGTTCTGGGTGAGCGTCATCAGCAAACCCATCATGGCAAGGTTGTTCTCGAAGTGGACAATCTGTGCGGAGAAGGCTTCGCCAATCTGAGCTTCACGCTGCATGAAGGCGAGATTCTTGGTCTGGCTGGCGTTGTTGGCTCTGGACGCACAGAGATGGCCGAAACCATCTATGGTATTCGCAAGGCTGCGCGCGGCAAGGTTTTGATCGGAGGGCAGGATGCAACGCATACCGATCCTCAGGCCAGTCTTGATCTCGGGCTTGTCTATCTGCCTGAAGATCGCCAGACCAGTGGCCTTTTTGTCGATGCGCCTTTGAGCTGGAATGCATCTTCGCTTGTGTTGCACCGCGAGCCTTCGTGGCTGCAGCTGAAACAGGAAGAAGAGCGTTTCCAGAAATATGTGAAAGAACTCGGCATTGTCTGTGCGACGTCTTCACAAGCGGTACGCACGCTATCAGGTGGTAACCAGCAGAAAATCCTGCTGGCAAAATGCCTCGCCGCCAAGCCGCGCGTGCTTATTCTTGATGAACCGACCCGCGGCGTGGATGTGGCGGTTCGTGCCGATATTTACAGCATCATTGACGATCTGGCCAACAGTGGCGTCGCCATTCTGATGATTTCTTCCGACCATGACGAAATCCAGCGTTTGAGCCATCGTGTGTTGACTATGGCTCATGGCTACCCAACGGGCGAACTCGAAGGGGATGAGATCACGGTCGACGCCATAGCGCAGATGTCCTTTGGCGTGAGTGCAGAGGAGGCGAAAGCATCCTGA